In one Tessaracoccus palaemonis genomic region, the following are encoded:
- a CDS encoding YebC/PmpR family DNA-binding transcriptional regulator — protein sequence MSGHSKWATTKHKKAVIDAKRGKLFAKLIKNVEVAARLGGGDISGNPTLYDAIQKAKKSSVPNDNIDRAVKRGSGAESGGADYETIMYEAYGPAGVAILIECLTDNRNRSASDVRVAVTRNGGTMADVGSVQRLFSRKGVVTVPKVSGGKEISEDEVLEAALEVGLEEVSDSGDEWEALSDPNDVVEVRKAIEAAGLDYDASEVQFVASFDQSVDSVDVASKIFRIIDALEDSDDVQNVYTNVDLTPEVAAALEDED from the coding sequence ATGAGCGGGCATTCCAAGTGGGCCACGACCAAGCACAAGAAGGCCGTGATCGACGCGAAGCGCGGCAAGCTCTTCGCCAAGCTGATCAAGAACGTCGAGGTCGCCGCGCGGCTCGGCGGCGGTGACATCTCCGGCAATCCCACCCTGTACGACGCGATTCAGAAGGCCAAGAAGTCCTCGGTCCCGAACGACAACATCGACCGCGCGGTCAAGCGCGGCTCCGGTGCGGAGTCCGGAGGCGCCGACTACGAGACGATCATGTACGAGGCATACGGCCCGGCCGGTGTCGCGATCCTGATCGAGTGCCTCACCGACAACCGCAACCGCTCGGCATCCGACGTCCGCGTGGCCGTCACCCGCAACGGTGGCACCATGGCCGACGTGGGCTCCGTCCAGCGGCTCTTCTCGAGGAAGGGCGTCGTCACCGTGCCGAAGGTCTCGGGCGGCAAGGAGATCTCCGAGGACGAGGTCCTCGAGGCGGCGCTGGAGGTCGGCCTCGAGGAGGTCAGCGACTCGGGCGACGAATGGGAGGCGCTCAGCGACCCCAACGACGTCGTGGAGGTGCGCAAGGCCATCGAGGCCGCGGGTCTGGACTACGACGCCTCGGAGGTGCAGTTCGTCGCGTCCTTCGACCAGAGTGTCGACTCCGTGGACGTGGCGTCGAAGATCTTCCGCATCATCGACGCGCTCGAGGACTCCGACGATGTCCAGAACGTCTACACGAACGTCGACCTGACCCCCGAGGTCGCTGCGGCGCTCGAGGACGAGGACTGA
- the ruvC gene encoding crossover junction endodeoxyribonuclease RuvC has product MGIDPGLTRCGVGVVEGTLGRPPRLVAVGVVRTSTGLDLARRLLALEEGLAAWFDEYRPEAAGIERVFAQHNLNSVMDTAQASGVAAVSAARRGLPVTFHTPSEVKAAVTGSGTADKAQVTQMITRILKLAEAPRPADAADALAVAVTQIWRGGATNRYAAAVAAAKGKR; this is encoded by the coding sequence ATCGGCATCGACCCCGGGCTGACCCGCTGCGGGGTCGGTGTTGTCGAGGGGACCCTCGGCAGGCCGCCCAGGCTGGTGGCCGTCGGCGTGGTGCGCACCTCGACGGGGTTGGACCTCGCCCGCCGGCTGCTGGCCCTCGAGGAGGGGCTGGCCGCCTGGTTCGACGAGTACCGCCCGGAGGCTGCCGGCATCGAGCGGGTCTTCGCCCAGCACAACCTGAACTCCGTGATGGACACCGCGCAGGCCTCGGGGGTCGCGGCGGTCTCCGCGGCACGCCGCGGCCTGCCCGTCACCTTCCACACCCCGAGCGAGGTCAAGGCGGCCGTGACGGGCTCCGGCACGGCCGACAAGGCCCAGGTGACGCAGATGATCACCCGGATCCTCAAGCTGGCCGAGGCCCCCAGGCCCGCGGACGCCGCCGACGCGCTCGCGGTGGCCGTCACCCAGATCTGGCGCGGCGGCGCCACCAACCGCTACGCCGCGGCTGTCGCGGCAGCGAAGGGGAAGCGATGA
- the ruvA gene encoding Holliday junction branch migration protein RuvA, translating into MIAQLTGTCVRAGATTCVLDVGGVGYLLHVTPATAASLRPGEQVTLATSLMLRENAVTLFGFADEHERDAFELAQSASGVGPKLALAIVSVLSPSELRRAVQSEDLARLTAVPGIGRKGAEKIVIELRDKVVTLVDPDSPEPQESPAQQAQELWRAQVSDGLQGLGWSARDAEAACDNVAHLVDETPDIGVAQLLRAALNSLARR; encoded by the coding sequence ATGATCGCCCAGCTGACCGGTACCTGTGTCCGCGCAGGTGCCACCACCTGCGTGCTGGATGTGGGCGGCGTGGGCTACCTCCTGCACGTGACGCCCGCTACCGCGGCGTCTCTCAGGCCGGGGGAGCAGGTGACGCTCGCCACGTCCCTCATGCTGCGGGAGAATGCCGTGACACTCTTCGGGTTCGCCGACGAGCACGAGCGGGACGCATTCGAACTCGCGCAGTCGGCCTCGGGCGTCGGCCCGAAGCTCGCGCTGGCGATCGTGTCGGTGCTCAGCCCCTCCGAGCTGCGCCGCGCCGTGCAGAGCGAGGACCTCGCACGGCTGACGGCCGTGCCCGGCATCGGGCGCAAGGGTGCGGAGAAGATCGTGATCGAGCTGCGGGACAAGGTCGTCACCCTCGTCGACCCGGACTCGCCCGAGCCTCAGGAGTCTCCCGCGCAGCAGGCCCAGGAACTGTGGCGTGCGCAGGTCAGCGACGGCCTGCAGGGGCTCGGCTGGTCCGCCCGCGATGCGGAGGCAGCCTGCGACAACGTGGCCCACCTGGTCGACGAGACGCCCGACATCGGCGTGGCGCAGCTGCTGCGCGCCGCCCTGAACTCGCTGGCCAGGCGCTGA
- the ruvB gene encoding Holliday junction branch migration DNA helicase RuvB, translating to MDDSAVDPHATVEERDYEAALRPRSLAEFEGQPRVREQLGLVLDAALHRGTAPDHVLLSGPPGLGKTTLAMIIAAELGVGLRISSGPAIQHAGDLAAILSGLAEGDVLFLDEIHRLSRPAEEMLYLAMEDYRVDVIVGKGPGATAIPIELPPFTLVGATTRAGMLPGPLRDRFGFTAQLDFYDPADLAFIVGASSSKLGIRIDDAARVEIARRSRGTPRIANRLLRRVRDFAQVKGHEVATRDVARAALELYEVDERGLDRLDRGVLDALIRLFDGGPVGLSTLALSVGEEIETVSEVAEPFLIREGMLVRTPRGRIATRAGYRHLGVRPPSTMPALFDDDPGTP from the coding sequence ATGGACGACTCCGCCGTCGACCCGCACGCCACCGTCGAGGAGCGCGACTACGAGGCAGCGCTGAGGCCCCGCTCGCTTGCCGAGTTCGAGGGCCAGCCCCGTGTCCGCGAACAGCTCGGTCTCGTGCTGGATGCCGCCCTCCACCGCGGCACCGCGCCGGACCATGTGCTGCTGTCCGGGCCCCCCGGGCTGGGCAAGACCACCCTGGCGATGATCATCGCCGCCGAACTGGGTGTCGGGCTCAGGATCTCGTCGGGGCCGGCCATCCAGCACGCCGGCGACCTCGCGGCCATCCTGTCCGGCCTGGCCGAGGGTGACGTGCTCTTCCTCGACGAGATCCACCGCCTTTCCAGGCCCGCCGAGGAGATGCTCTACCTGGCGATGGAGGACTACCGGGTCGACGTCATCGTCGGCAAGGGACCCGGCGCGACCGCGATCCCCATCGAGCTTCCCCCGTTCACGCTGGTCGGTGCCACGACGCGCGCCGGCATGCTGCCCGGCCCGCTGCGCGACCGCTTCGGTTTCACGGCGCAGCTCGACTTCTACGACCCGGCCGACCTTGCCTTCATCGTCGGTGCCTCCTCGTCGAAGCTGGGCATCCGCATCGACGACGCCGCGCGCGTCGAGATCGCCCGCCGCTCGCGGGGCACCCCCCGGATCGCCAACCGGCTGCTGCGCCGCGTGCGTGACTTCGCCCAGGTGAAGGGACACGAGGTCGCGACACGCGACGTCGCCCGCGCCGCGCTGGAGCTTTACGAGGTCGACGAGAGGGGGCTCGACAGGCTTGATCGCGGCGTCCTTGATGCCCTGATCAGACTCTTCGACGGCGGCCCCGTCGGGCTGTCGACGCTCGCGCTGAGCGTCGGGGAGGAGATCGAGACGGTGTCAGAGGTCGCAGAGCCTTTCCTGATCCGGGAGGGGATGCTCGTGCGCACGCCCCGCGGCCGGATCGCGACCAGGGCCGGCTACCGGCACCTCGGAGTGAGGCCCCCGTCGACGATGCCTGCGCTGTTCGACGACGACCCCGGCACCCCGTGA
- the yajC gene encoding preprotein translocase subunit YajC: MELILMMIALFAIMYFLMIRPQQKRMKADQEMRSSLAVGDRVLLTSGIFATISHLGERQFIVELAPDIEVTILKGNVARKVEAADEEFEFTDEIAATEPTDEQDAEDVIVPDDASWLTAPQSTEAPETTDEPETFDPTPAPGEGLADEQPRTEDNK; the protein is encoded by the coding sequence ATGGAACTGATCCTCATGATGATCGCGCTGTTCGCGATCATGTATTTCCTCATGATTCGCCCGCAGCAGAAGCGCATGAAGGCCGACCAGGAGATGCGTTCGTCGCTTGCCGTCGGCGACCGCGTTCTCCTGACCTCCGGCATCTTCGCGACCATCTCGCACCTCGGTGAGCGTCAGTTCATCGTCGAGCTGGCCCCCGACATTGAGGTGACGATCCTCAAGGGCAACGTCGCACGCAAGGTCGAGGCCGCCGACGAGGAGTTCGAGTTCACCGACGAGATCGCCGCGACCGAGCCGACCGACGAGCAGGACGCCGAGGATGTCATCGTCCCCGACGACGCCTCCTGGCTGACCGCCCCCCAGTCGACCGAGGCTCCCGAGACGACCGACGAGCCCGAGACCTTCGATCCCACGCCGGCGCCGGGTGAGGGCCTCGCCGACGAGCAGCCGCGTACCGAGGACAACAAGTAG
- the secD gene encoding protein translocase subunit SecD, with translation MATSAKRGRPGVVLTVFLLIIVGLYLIMGLTKTWAPKLGLDLQGGQTITLTATSENVTPESLELARNIIQQRVDGLGVGEATVAVQGDRHIVVSAPNVTSDDLVELVGATAQLSFRPVLQSGAGTGPSDDADAVPGLPTPAPSPEASASADEPSVDNEQLSIDEVLAYTATEEDLENFANFVCGDTVVDDPSRAIVACDDEGTYKYLLGPTAVLGTELDTAAYGIPTGDLSYVVTLSLKSTGAEQFKQLTGALLDKTSPENLFAIVLDGIVESAVEPQVQITNGEAQISGSFTADSAASLANVLKYGSLPVSFEPSQVETVSATLGGEQLRVGIIAGIIGMAAVALYSFIYYRGMGIVVVASLVVAASATYAMMVLLGSAVGFSLSLAGIAGAIVGIAVTADSFVIYFERIRDEIRDGRSLRSSLVSGWEKARGTIIISDAVSLLSAVILFIVAIGSVKGFAFTLGLTTMIDLAVVFFFTKPLVQLLGRTKFFGEGHKWSGLDAEHMGVSRDSLLGRRLRRRTPVTHDVTASQTTQEA, from the coding sequence GTGGCCACCTCCGCGAAGCGAGGACGCCCAGGAGTCGTCCTCACAGTCTTCCTCCTGATCATCGTCGGCCTGTACCTCATCATGGGCCTGACGAAAACCTGGGCCCCGAAGCTGGGCCTCGACCTGCAGGGCGGTCAGACCATCACGCTGACCGCCACCAGCGAGAACGTGACCCCCGAGTCGCTCGAGCTGGCGCGCAACATCATCCAGCAACGCGTCGACGGCCTCGGCGTCGGCGAGGCGACGGTGGCGGTGCAGGGCGACCGGCACATCGTGGTCTCCGCACCGAACGTGACGAGCGACGACCTGGTGGAGCTGGTGGGCGCCACGGCGCAGCTGAGCTTCCGCCCGGTTCTCCAGTCCGGGGCCGGCACCGGCCCGTCGGACGACGCGGACGCCGTCCCGGGGCTGCCCACGCCCGCGCCGAGCCCGGAGGCCTCCGCCTCCGCGGACGAGCCTTCGGTCGACAACGAGCAGCTCTCCATCGACGAGGTGCTCGCTTACACCGCGACCGAGGAGGACCTCGAGAACTTCGCGAACTTCGTCTGTGGCGACACCGTCGTGGACGATCCCTCCAGGGCCATCGTGGCGTGCGACGACGAGGGCACCTACAAGTACCTCCTCGGCCCCACGGCCGTCCTCGGCACCGAGCTGGATACCGCCGCGTACGGCATCCCGACCGGCGACCTCTCCTACGTGGTGACCCTGTCGCTCAAGTCGACGGGGGCCGAGCAGTTCAAGCAGCTGACCGGCGCGCTCCTGGACAAGACGAGCCCCGAGAACCTGTTCGCGATCGTGCTCGACGGCATCGTCGAGTCCGCGGTCGAGCCGCAGGTGCAGATCACCAACGGCGAGGCGCAGATCAGCGGCTCGTTCACCGCCGACTCCGCAGCCTCGCTCGCCAACGTGTTGAAGTACGGCTCGCTGCCTGTCAGCTTCGAGCCCAGCCAGGTCGAGACCGTCTCCGCGACTCTCGGAGGGGAGCAGCTGCGCGTCGGCATCATCGCCGGCATCATCGGCATGGCCGCCGTCGCGCTCTACTCCTTCATCTACTACCGCGGCATGGGCATCGTGGTCGTCGCCTCCCTCGTGGTGGCCGCCTCCGCGACCTACGCGATGATGGTGCTGCTCGGCAGCGCGGTCGGGTTCTCGTTGAGCCTCGCTGGCATCGCGGGCGCCATCGTCGGTATCGCCGTGACGGCGGACTCCTTCGTCATCTACTTCGAACGGATACGCGACGAGATCCGCGACGGGCGCAGTCTGCGCTCGTCGCTGGTCTCCGGCTGGGAGAAGGCCCGCGGCACGATCATCATCTCCGATGCCGTGTCGCTGCTGTCGGCCGTGATCCTGTTCATCGTCGCCATCGGGTCGGTGAAGGGATTCGCCTTCACGCTCGGCCTGACCACGATGATCGACCTGGCCGTCGTGTTCTTCTTCACCAAGCCGCTCGTGCAGCTGCTAGGTCGGACGAAGTTCTTCGGCGAGGGCCACAAGTGGTCCGGCCTGGATGCTGAGCACATGGGCGTCAGCCGCGACTCGCTGCTCGGTCGGCGGCTGCGTCGCCGTACCCCGGTCACTCACGACGTCACCGCGTCCCAGACGACTCAGGAGGCGTGA
- the secF gene encoding protein translocase subunit SecF, translated as MSTPKMSIAHRLYTGQLSYDFIKHRRQWFIVSGVLVVASILLLLVRGLTLGIEFTGGTDFQAPMKIEAGTVDTVRAQVADLTVSDLEPQVFSLGETAIRIQTRTLDTEELQTTRAEIAQIAGVDSSEVAYNAIGASWGKEISRQGVIALLVFTVLVMLLIAVYFRDWKMSIAAIVAVAHDLIVTVGVYAAVGFTVTPSTVIGVLTILGYSLYDTVVVFDKIRENVHGLEESNHTYSEQANLAVNQVIVRSINTTVIGIIPVVALFVAGTWLQSAQLADLGLALLVGMIAGAYSSLFIAAPLLAWLREREPGMVKHREQIQRRAERAERKAAQREAEALALATAGGPAPVETSHRQQRRTSGSRAERKGRKK; from the coding sequence ATGTCGACCCCCAAGATGAGCATCGCCCACCGGCTCTACACCGGCCAGCTCAGCTACGACTTCATCAAGCACCGTAGGCAGTGGTTCATCGTCTCCGGCGTGCTGGTGGTGGCGAGCATCCTGCTGCTGCTGGTGCGAGGACTGACGCTGGGTATCGAGTTCACCGGCGGTACGGATTTCCAGGCCCCGATGAAGATCGAGGCGGGCACGGTGGACACCGTCCGGGCACAGGTGGCCGACCTCACGGTCTCTGACCTGGAACCTCAGGTCTTCTCGCTCGGCGAGACGGCCATCCGCATCCAGACCCGCACGCTCGACACCGAGGAGCTGCAGACGACCCGCGCCGAGATCGCCCAGATCGCAGGCGTGGACAGCTCCGAGGTGGCCTACAACGCCATCGGCGCGTCCTGGGGCAAGGAGATCTCCCGGCAGGGCGTGATCGCGCTGCTGGTGTTCACCGTGCTGGTGATGCTCCTGATCGCCGTGTACTTCCGGGACTGGAAGATGTCGATCGCGGCGATCGTGGCCGTGGCCCACGACCTGATCGTCACGGTCGGCGTCTACGCGGCGGTGGGATTCACCGTCACTCCGTCGACCGTGATCGGCGTGCTCACGATCCTCGGCTATTCGCTCTACGACACCGTCGTGGTGTTCGACAAGATCCGTGAGAACGTGCACGGGCTCGAGGAGTCCAACCACACCTACTCGGAGCAGGCGAACCTGGCGGTCAACCAGGTCATCGTCCGCTCGATCAACACGACCGTCATCGGCATCATCCCCGTCGTCGCGCTCTTCGTCGCCGGCACCTGGCTCCAGTCGGCTCAGCTTGCCGACCTCGGCCTCGCCCTGCTGGTCGGCATGATCGCCGGCGCCTACTCCTCGCTGTTCATCGCCGCCCCGCTGCTCGCGTGGCTGCGGGAGCGGGAGCCCGGCATGGTCAAGCACCGCGAGCAGATCCAGCGCCGTGCGGAGCGGGCGGAGCGCAAGGCGGCCCAGCGCGAGGCCGAGGCCCTTGCCCTGGCGACCGCAGGAGGCCCCGCGCCGGTCGAGACCTCACACCGGCAGCAGCGTCGAACCTCCGGCAGCCGGGCCGAGCGGAAGGGGCGGAAGAAGTGA
- a CDS encoding adenine phosphoribosyltransferase, giving the protein MSTRESRVERVASLIRDVPDFPSPGVMFKDITPLLSNPIGFQAAITELVTSAPRPIDTVVGMEARGFIFAAPVALALGAGFVPVRKPGKLPGDTVSASYELEYGENTLSIHRDAVRPGARVMVVDDVLATGGTIGATAALVRELGAEVAQVSVVMELSFLSGRDRLAELGIDNYSALVTV; this is encoded by the coding sequence ATGTCGACACGCGAGTCCCGCGTGGAGAGGGTCGCGTCTCTGATCCGTGACGTGCCTGACTTCCCGAGCCCCGGGGTCATGTTCAAGGACATCACGCCGCTGTTGAGCAACCCGATCGGATTCCAGGCCGCGATCACGGAGCTGGTGACGAGCGCGCCGCGCCCCATCGACACAGTCGTGGGGATGGAGGCGCGCGGGTTCATCTTCGCCGCCCCCGTCGCGCTGGCGCTCGGTGCCGGGTTCGTGCCCGTCCGCAAGCCCGGCAAGCTGCCGGGCGACACGGTCAGCGCCAGCTACGAGCTGGAGTACGGCGAGAACACGCTCAGCATCCACCGCGACGCGGTGCGCCCCGGCGCCCGCGTGATGGTGGTCGATGACGTGCTCGCCACCGGCGGCACCATCGGAGCCACCGCAGCGCTGGTGCGGGAGCTCGGCGCGGAGGTCGCCCAGGTGAGCGTCGTGATGGAGCTGAGCTTCCTGAGCGGTCGCGACAGGCTGGCGGAGCTCGGCATCGACAATTACTCCGCTCTGGTGACAGTCTGA
- a CDS encoding potassium channel family protein, with amino-acid sequence MAKLRSRGELMSLVSMPRIETSPFKELARRGFFALLLLFTITAMVWLDRGSYIDNTAADGVSLIDALYYATVTVTTTGYGDITPITAHARLLNALIITPLRVTFLVVLVGTTIEVLANQGSRSIRDSIWRKKMRNHVVVIGYGTKGRSAVNTLRRQGETAERIVVIDSDAVAVNEANIDGLAAFQGDATRRELLRRAEVSKARQVIICLDRDDAAVLATLTVRQLNPTAGVIVAVREQANVPLVKQSGASSVVTSSETVGRLLGLSAIGPDMGTIIQDMLTGGEGLEVHQRLAEASEAGQPPSAVQGERVIGVVRNGTLRRFYDKTATRIEVGDELIVVRRAQPPSNRDVLRRDED; translated from the coding sequence ATGGCAAAGCTGCGCTCCAGGGGCGAACTCATGTCCCTGGTCTCCATGCCGAGGATCGAGACCTCGCCGTTCAAGGAACTTGCACGGCGAGGTTTCTTCGCCCTCCTCCTGCTGTTCACCATCACGGCGATGGTGTGGCTCGACCGCGGGTCCTACATCGACAACACGGCCGCCGACGGCGTCTCGCTGATCGACGCGCTGTACTACGCGACCGTCACCGTCACCACCACCGGGTACGGCGACATCACACCCATCACCGCGCACGCCCGGTTGCTCAACGCGCTGATCATCACGCCGCTGCGGGTCACCTTCCTGGTTGTGTTGGTCGGTACCACCATCGAGGTGCTCGCGAACCAGGGCAGCCGCAGCATCCGGGACTCGATCTGGAGGAAGAAGATGCGCAATCACGTCGTCGTCATCGGCTACGGCACCAAGGGCCGCAGCGCCGTCAACACGCTGCGTCGACAGGGGGAGACGGCCGAGCGGATCGTGGTCATCGACTCCGACGCGGTCGCGGTCAACGAGGCCAACATCGACGGGCTGGCCGCCTTCCAGGGCGACGCCACCCGCCGGGAGCTCCTGAGGCGGGCGGAGGTCAGCAAGGCCCGCCAGGTCATCATCTGCCTCGATCGCGACGACGCGGCGGTGCTGGCGACGCTGACCGTGCGGCAGCTGAACCCGACCGCCGGCGTGATCGTCGCCGTCAGGGAGCAGGCCAATGTTCCCCTGGTCAAGCAGTCCGGGGCCTCGTCGGTCGTCACCAGTTCTGAGACGGTCGGCCGCCTGCTCGGCCTGTCCGCGATCGGGCCGGACATGGGCACCATCATCCAGGACATGCTGACCGGCGGGGAGGGGCTCGAGGTACATCAGCGGCTCGCCGAGGCCTCCGAGGCAGGGCAGCCGCCATCGGCCGTGCAGGGGGAGCGCGTCATCGGCGTGGTCCGCAACGGGACGCTGCGCCGCTTCTACGACAAGACGGCCACCCGCATCGAGGTGGGCGACGAGCTGATCGTGGTGCGGCGCGCCCAGCCGCCGAGCAACCGCGACGTGTTGCGCAGGGACGAGGACTGA
- a CDS encoding RelA/SpoT family protein, which produces MAEEAAPTGASRLVTGPEQPRLRMRHRLARLGAVRSKSAVLDPLFRIVKSNHPKADLAILERAYRVAERYHEGQTRKSGDPYITHPLAVATILAELGMTEPVLVAALLHDTVEDTEYTLEDLRAEFSDEVARMVDGVTKLDKLTYGETAKAETIRKMIMATSEEVRVLVIKLADRLHNMRTIGYLRPDKRVRIATETLNIFAPLAHRLGMNTIKWELEDLSFATIEPKIYAEIVEMVAQQAPGRERYLRELIAEFQTMLAESKIQATVYGRPKHYYSIYQKMMVRGRDFRDIYDLIGLRVLVADVKDCYAVLGVVHAGWKPVPGRFKDYIAVPKFNLYQSLHTTVLGQNNEPVEFQIRTYEMHRRAEYGVAAHWKYKEDLRHGVTPEEAGLKAMHQLSVMSKETEDPGEFLDSVLFEINSDEIYVFTPKGEVMALPVGATPVDFAFAVHTEIGYRTIGARVNGRLVALSTPLQQGDKIEILTSKAEGAGPSRDWLSFVVSSRARQKIKAHFSRERRDETIEQGKEMLARDLRRTGLPMQRLLTLENLTAVANDLGHKDVPSLYVAIGDGQVGAQSVVEKLVQLHGGEEETADTVTEDVVVTRRRRPFRDGAHILVDGDDSMQVKLAKCCYPLPGDEIVGFVTRTEGVSVHRADCTNVPALMKQPERIVKVEWSGIEQGSTFLVTVQIEGIDRARLLSDVSAALSEQHVDILSVNIATNRQRQFTGKFTFESADPTHLQHVMNQVRRVPGVYDVYRVSG; this is translated from the coding sequence ATGGCTGAAGAGGCGGCGCCCACCGGTGCTTCCCGGCTCGTGACCGGGCCCGAACAGCCGCGCCTGCGGATGCGACACCGGCTCGCGCGGCTCGGAGCGGTGCGCTCCAAGTCGGCGGTCCTCGACCCCCTCTTCCGCATCGTCAAGTCGAACCACCCGAAGGCCGACCTCGCCATCCTCGAGCGCGCCTACCGGGTCGCGGAGCGATACCACGAGGGCCAGACCCGCAAGTCGGGCGACCCGTACATCACGCATCCGCTCGCCGTCGCCACGATCCTGGCCGAGCTCGGCATGACGGAGCCCGTGCTCGTGGCCGCGCTGCTGCACGACACGGTCGAGGACACCGAGTACACGCTGGAGGACCTGCGCGCCGAGTTCTCCGACGAGGTAGCCCGGATGGTCGACGGCGTCACGAAGCTCGACAAGCTCACCTACGGCGAGACCGCGAAGGCCGAGACCATCCGCAAGATGATCATGGCCACCAGCGAGGAGGTGCGCGTGCTTGTCATCAAGCTCGCCGACCGCCTCCACAACATGCGCACCATCGGCTACCTGCGGCCGGACAAGCGCGTGCGCATCGCCACCGAGACCCTCAACATCTTCGCGCCGCTTGCCCACCGGCTGGGCATGAACACCATCAAGTGGGAGCTCGAGGACCTCTCCTTCGCCACGATCGAGCCGAAGATCTATGCCGAGATCGTCGAGATGGTCGCGCAGCAGGCGCCCGGCAGGGAGCGCTACCTCCGCGAGCTGATCGCCGAGTTCCAGACCATGCTCGCCGAATCGAAGATCCAGGCCACCGTCTACGGCAGGCCGAAGCACTACTACTCGATCTACCAGAAGATGATGGTGCGCGGCCGCGACTTCCGCGACATCTACGACCTCATCGGTCTGCGTGTCCTCGTGGCGGACGTGAAGGACTGCTACGCCGTGCTCGGCGTGGTGCACGCGGGCTGGAAGCCGGTGCCCGGCCGGTTCAAGGACTACATCGCGGTCCCGAAGTTCAACCTGTACCAGTCGCTGCACACCACGGTGCTCGGGCAGAACAACGAGCCGGTCGAGTTCCAGATCCGCACGTACGAGATGCATCGCCGCGCCGAGTACGGTGTCGCGGCCCACTGGAAGTACAAGGAGGATCTGCGCCACGGCGTCACGCCGGAGGAGGCGGGCCTCAAGGCGATGCACCAGCTGTCGGTGATGAGCAAGGAGACCGAGGACCCCGGTGAGTTCCTCGACTCGGTGCTGTTCGAGATCAACTCCGACGAGATCTACGTCTTCACGCCGAAGGGCGAGGTGATGGCCCTGCCCGTCGGCGCGACACCCGTCGACTTCGCCTTCGCCGTGCACACCGAGATCGGCTATCGGACCATCGGCGCGCGCGTGAACGGGAGGCTGGTGGCGCTCAGCACCCCGCTGCAGCAGGGCGACAAGATCGAGATCCTCACCTCGAAGGCGGAGGGAGCAGGGCCCAGCCGCGACTGGCTGAGCTTCGTCGTCAGCTCCCGGGCACGGCAGAAGATCAAGGCCCACTTCTCGCGCGAGCGGCGCGACGAGACCATCGAGCAGGGCAAGGAGATGCTCGCGCGCGACCTGCGCCGCACGGGCCTGCCGATGCAGCGGCTGCTGACGCTCGAGAACCTGACCGCGGTGGCGAACGACCTCGGACACAAGGACGTGCCCTCCCTCTACGTCGCCATCGGGGACGGCCAGGTCGGCGCACAGTCGGTGGTCGAGAAGCTCGTGCAGCTGCACGGCGGGGAGGAGGAGACCGCCGACACCGTCACGGAGGACGTGGTCGTCACCCGACGCCGGCGTCCGTTCCGCGACGGCGCCCACATCCTGGTCGACGGCGACGACTCCATGCAGGTCAAGCTCGCCAAATGCTGCTACCCGCTGCCTGGCGACGAGATCGTCGGCTTCGTCACGCGCACCGAGGGCGTCAGCGTGCACAGGGCCGACTGCACCAACGTGCCGGCGCTGATGAAGCAGCCCGAGCGCATAGTCAAGGTCGAGTGGTCCGGCATCGAGCAGGGCAGCACGTTCCTCGTGACGGTGCAGATCGAGGGGATCGACCGCGCCCGCCTGCTCTCGGACGTCTCGGCCGCCCTCTCGGAGCAGCACGTCGACATCCTGAGCGTGAACATCGCCACCAACAGACAGCGTCAGTTCACCGGCAAGTTCACGTTCGAGTCGGCCGACCCCACCCACCTGCAGCACGTGATGAACCAGGTCCGACGCGTCCCTGGCGTCTACGACGTGTACCGCGTCAGCGGCTGA